The segment CACCGTCCATTTGCTGTGAATCTGAACGGCCGCCAACACCAGCAACACCAATATCACAATAGCCAGGATGCTGATCGAGCGCTCCAATTGCGCCGCTTCATCCAGCGGGCGCATGCCAATATAATGGTTGAGACCATCGATCTCGTTCACGTCGCCCGTCAAACGGTTGACGTAAACCTGTACTTCCAGCCCACGCGGATACTGCGGCGCCAGCAATTTCATACGCCAGTACGGCAAGAAAATAGAGACCAACAACACGGTTGCCGCCACCACGAACAGCACCGCCGGACGCCGATAGCGCGCGCGCTCTGTGTGCGTTGCGTTGGTGGGAATGCGCGGCCCGACAAAATTCTTAAACATGGTTTGCATTCATCCTATGGATTCGTCCAAAATCAACGGAGCCTTGTTTTCCTGGATTGAACTTGCACATTTGACGGGAGCAGACACGCAGGCCTGCCCCCGTCAATGAGGGCAAATTGGTTACGGCTCGATCAACAAGTAGCCAACCATCTCCAGGTGCAGCGCCGAACAGAATTCGGTGCAGTAGTAGGAAAAGACGCCGTCGTCCGTGGCATCGAATTCAAACGTTACCGCCTCGCCCGGCTCAATGCTCAGATTGATGTTGTACGCCGGAATTGAGAAGCCGTGCGTCGCGTCGTAGGCACGCTCCACGTTGGTGATGTGCCAGATGACATGGTCGCCCTGCTTGATCTCCACATGCTCGGGCGTGAAGTGGCTGCGCACCGCCGTCATCCAGATTTCGACCTCGTTGCCGTTGCGTTCAATGCGCTCCTCGCCCAACTGGACGGCATTGGGGTCAACTGCACCGGTGTGCGGGTTCCAGCCGATCTCAGGATACACCTCCCACGGCTGCAACTTGTCCGCCTTGATGATCTGGGCGTAGTGTGGCTCTCCGTCGGGAATGGGCATGTCGTAGAGTACGGGCATTGTCGTGCCGGGTTGACTGATGTCGATAAGCTGGAAGTTCTGTGGCAGCAATGGACCGACATTGGCGAAACGATCAACCGCCCACTTGTTCAGCGACACCAGGTATTGACCGTCGGGACTCACGGTATCGCCTTCGGCGGCGGCAATGTGGCCCACGTTGTATTGCACCGGTGTTTTTTGCACCAGCGACCAGGGAGGATCATCATTGAGCTTGTCGTAATCGCCGCCCAGGGTCCAGCGGGCAACAGCGGTGTCCAGGAAGAGGCTGGTGTAGGCGT is part of the Ardenticatenales bacterium genome and harbors:
- a CDS encoding cytochrome C, yielding MFKNFVGPRIPTNATHTERARYRRPAVLFVVAATVLLVSIFLPYWRMKLLAPQYPRGLEVQVYVNRLTGDVNEIDGLNHYIGMRPLDEAAQLERSISILAIVILVLLVLAAVQIHSKWTVLFTLPALLMPFLFLADMYYWMRNFGLNLDPHAALSSSIGPFVPPILGRGKVGQFETVASFDIGLWLAFLAVVLILVGLYYHRQMYKPLVESVAK